The following are encoded together in the Streptomyces sp. NBC_00358 genome:
- a CDS encoding DUF6084 family protein — MTDLQFTCTGVRPEPYGAGPTLLFGLRIEEADHQPVHAVALRCQIRIEPAGRSYDPDEVGMLGDLFGEPSRWSSTLKPLQFTHASITVPAFTGSTEVDLPVPCTYDTEVASASYFRALSRGEIPLLLLFSGTVFTGRDGFRAEPVPWHKETAYRMPVDVWRNMIEQYFPNSGWLRVRLDVLDALRRYRSSRALPSWERVFEELLATADAKKGAD, encoded by the coding sequence GTGACCGATCTCCAGTTCACCTGCACCGGGGTGCGCCCCGAGCCCTACGGAGCCGGGCCGACACTGCTGTTCGGGCTGCGCATCGAGGAGGCCGATCACCAGCCCGTGCACGCCGTCGCGCTGCGCTGCCAGATCCGTATCGAGCCCGCCGGACGGTCCTACGATCCGGACGAGGTCGGCATGCTGGGCGACCTGTTCGGCGAGCCGAGCCGCTGGAGCAGCACGCTCAAGCCGTTGCAGTTCACCCACGCCTCCATCACCGTACCGGCGTTCACCGGCTCTACGGAGGTCGACCTCCCGGTGCCCTGCACCTACGACACCGAGGTCGCGTCCGCTTCGTACTTCCGGGCGCTGTCCCGCGGTGAGATCCCGCTGCTCCTGCTCTTCTCCGGCACGGTGTTCACCGGCCGGGACGGTTTCCGGGCCGAGCCGGTGCCGTGGCACAAGGAGACGGCGTACCGGATGCCGGTGGACGTGTGGCGGAACATGATCGAGCAGTACTTCCCCAACTCGGGCTGGCTGCGCGTCCGGCTGGACGTGCTGGACGCCCTGCGCCGCTACCGCTCCTCGCGCGCGCTGCCGTCCTGGGAGCGGGTCTTCGAGGAACTCCTCGCCACCGCCGACGCGAAGAAGGGGGCCGACTGA
- a CDS encoding HypC/HybG/HupF family hydrogenase formation chaperone: MCLAVPGRVLEIEERDATRMAKVDFGGVVKDVCLEYVPDMKVGDYAIVHVGFALQRLDEESAKQTLELFENLGVLEEEFGDAWGKAARDAGAERPAGTGLPPLEGAEKEARS, translated from the coding sequence ATGTGTCTGGCCGTACCCGGCCGAGTGCTGGAGATCGAGGAACGCGACGCGACGCGGATGGCCAAGGTGGACTTCGGCGGCGTCGTCAAGGACGTGTGTCTGGAGTACGTGCCGGACATGAAGGTCGGTGACTACGCCATCGTCCATGTGGGATTCGCGTTGCAGCGGCTGGACGAGGAGTCGGCGAAGCAGACCCTGGAGCTCTTCGAGAACCTCGGAGTGCTGGAGGAGGAGTTCGGCGACGCCTGGGGCAAGGCCGCCCGGGACGCCGGCGCCGAACGCCCCGCCGGAACCGGACTCCCGCCCCTGGAGGGCGCCGAGAAGGAGGCGCGGTCATGA
- a CDS encoding DUF6893 family small protein: protein MEARMEWQWVGLAAGLVVAYGVARNLSDIRRYLRMRRM, encoded by the coding sequence ATGGAGGCAAGGATGGAATGGCAATGGGTGGGCCTGGCCGCGGGCCTTGTAGTGGCCTACGGAGTCGCGAGGAACCTGTCGGACATCCGCCGCTACTTGCGCATGCGGCGCATGTGA
- a CDS encoding helix-turn-helix transcriptional regulator has product MTGHEVERRALLTPVLLLLLAERQGHGYELVQRLGAFGCGDADQAHVYRLLRGMESSGEVTSHWHASESGPARRVYAITQQGAMNLALWFVRLGELHGTLHLFLERYVQLEDVGGRAGRREGAGPGAGPRPPDHARPPDHMRRMRK; this is encoded by the coding sequence ATGACTGGGCATGAGGTCGAGCGACGCGCTCTGCTCACCCCGGTGCTGCTCCTGTTGCTGGCCGAACGCCAAGGTCATGGCTATGAGCTGGTGCAGCGCCTGGGCGCCTTCGGCTGCGGTGACGCCGACCAGGCCCATGTGTACCGGCTGCTGCGGGGCATGGAGAGCAGCGGTGAGGTCACCTCGCACTGGCACGCCTCGGAGAGCGGTCCCGCGCGCCGCGTCTACGCGATCACCCAGCAGGGCGCCATGAACCTCGCCCTGTGGTTCGTCCGCCTGGGCGAACTCCACGGCACCCTGCATCTCTTCCTGGAGCGGTATGTGCAGCTCGAGGACGTCGGCGGCCGCGCGGGCCGGCGCGAGGGCGCGGGGCCGGGCGCCGGCCCGCGCCCACCGGATCATGCGCGGCCGCCCGATCACATGCGCCGCATGCGCAAGTAG
- a CDS encoding hydrogenase maturation nickel metallochaperone HypA/HybF produces the protein MHELSIAVAVVEQVEEAVRAQGRGVETLTLRIGELAGVVPEALDFSFGLATEGTALAGTRLLIETVDARGRCDGCGREAPTGMPPVLWCAACGATLTLLGGRELEIVGVTLTDGPRDGKGPDDGPRAAPSGLPVHDEEAGHVPHR, from the coding sequence GTGCATGAGCTGTCCATCGCCGTGGCGGTCGTCGAACAGGTCGAGGAAGCCGTACGGGCACAGGGCCGCGGGGTCGAGACACTGACCCTGCGGATCGGCGAGCTCGCGGGGGTGGTGCCCGAGGCGCTGGACTTCTCGTTCGGCCTGGCGACGGAGGGCACCGCGCTGGCGGGGACCCGCCTGCTGATCGAGACTGTCGATGCGCGGGGCCGCTGCGACGGCTGCGGCCGTGAGGCGCCGACCGGAATGCCTCCGGTGCTGTGGTGCGCCGCCTGCGGGGCCACGCTGACCCTGCTCGGCGGCCGGGAACTGGAGATCGTCGGGGTCACCCTGACCGACGGGCCCCGGGACGGGAAGGGTCCGGACGACGGGCCACGCGCCGCCCCGTCCGGGCTGCCGGTACACGACGAGGAGGCGGGCCATGTGCCGCACCGTTGA
- a CDS encoding nickel-dependent hydrogenase large subunit, with protein MATATNKPAGDGLTEMSWDPITRIVGSLGIHTKIDFKAKRVAECYSTSSVFRGYSVFMRGKDPRDAHFITSRICGICGDNHATCSVYAQNMAYGVAPPHLGEWIINLGEAAEYMFDHNIFQENLVGVDYCERMVRETNPGVLELAERTEAPHAADHGYRTIADIMRSLNPLEGEFYREALQVSRYTREMFCLMEGRHVHPSTLYPGGVGTVATIQLFTDYLTRLTRYVEFMKRVVPLHDDLFDFFYEALPGYEEVGRRRVLLGCWGALNDPEYCDFQYANMENWGRRMFVTPGVIVDGKLVTNSLVDINLGIRILLGSSYYEDWSGMEKFVERDPLGNPVDERHPWNQHTIPAPQKRDFDDKYSWVMSPRWFDGTDHLALDTGGGPIARLWSTALSGLVDIGYIKATGHSVQINLPRTMTKPEMALEWKIPQWSNALERNRARTYFQAYAAAAALHFAEQAMEEVRAGRTQTWEKFDVPDESIGCGFTEAVRGVLSHHMVIRDGKIANYHPYPPTPWNGSVRDSYGTPGPYEDAVQNTPIFEENPPDTFKGIDIMRAVRSFDPCLPCGVHMYVGGGKTVQQTHMPTGLSGLAV; from the coding sequence ATGGCGACGGCGACGAACAAGCCTGCCGGTGACGGCCTCACGGAGATGTCGTGGGACCCGATCACCCGCATCGTGGGCAGTCTCGGCATCCACACCAAGATCGACTTCAAGGCGAAGCGGGTCGCGGAGTGCTACAGCACCTCGTCCGTCTTCCGCGGGTACAGCGTGTTCATGCGCGGCAAGGACCCGCGCGACGCGCACTTCATCACCAGCCGGATCTGCGGCATCTGCGGCGACAACCACGCCACCTGCTCCGTGTACGCCCAGAACATGGCGTACGGCGTGGCACCCCCGCACCTCGGCGAGTGGATCATCAACCTCGGCGAGGCCGCGGAGTACATGTTCGACCACAACATCTTCCAGGAGAACCTGGTCGGCGTGGACTACTGCGAGCGGATGGTCCGCGAGACCAACCCCGGAGTGCTCGAACTCGCCGAGCGCACCGAGGCCCCGCACGCGGCCGACCACGGCTACCGCACCATCGCCGACATCATGCGCTCGCTCAACCCGCTGGAGGGCGAGTTCTACCGTGAGGCGCTCCAAGTGAGCCGCTACACACGGGAGATGTTCTGTCTGATGGAGGGCCGCCATGTGCACCCCTCCACGCTCTACCCGGGCGGTGTCGGCACGGTCGCGACCATCCAGCTCTTCACCGACTACCTGACCCGGCTCACCCGCTACGTGGAGTTCATGAAGCGGGTCGTCCCGCTCCACGACGACCTCTTCGACTTCTTCTACGAGGCCCTGCCCGGGTACGAGGAAGTGGGCAGGCGCCGGGTGCTGCTGGGCTGCTGGGGCGCGCTGAACGACCCGGAGTACTGCGACTTCCAGTACGCCAACATGGAGAACTGGGGCCGGCGGATGTTCGTCACCCCGGGCGTCATCGTGGACGGCAAGCTGGTCACCAACAGCCTCGTCGACATCAACCTCGGCATCCGCATCCTGCTCGGCAGCTCGTACTACGAGGACTGGTCGGGCATGGAGAAGTTCGTCGAGCGGGACCCGCTGGGCAACCCCGTCGACGAGCGGCACCCGTGGAACCAGCACACCATCCCGGCCCCGCAGAAGCGGGACTTCGACGACAAGTACAGCTGGGTGATGTCACCGCGCTGGTTCGACGGCACCGACCATCTGGCGCTGGACACCGGTGGCGGCCCGATCGCGCGGCTGTGGTCCACGGCGCTGTCCGGGCTCGTCGACATCGGCTACATCAAGGCCACCGGGCACAGCGTGCAGATCAACCTGCCGCGCACGATGACCAAGCCGGAGATGGCGCTGGAGTGGAAGATCCCGCAGTGGAGCAACGCCCTCGAACGCAACCGGGCCCGTACCTACTTCCAGGCGTACGCCGCCGCTGCCGCCCTCCACTTCGCCGAGCAGGCGATGGAGGAGGTGCGCGCCGGACGCACCCAGACCTGGGAGAAGTTCGACGTGCCGGACGAGTCGATCGGCTGCGGCTTCACCGAGGCGGTCCGGGGCGTCCTCTCCCACCACATGGTGATCAGGGACGGCAAGATCGCCAACTACCACCCGTACCCGCCGACTCCGTGGAACGGCAGTGTGCGCGACAGCTACGGCACACCGGGCCCGTACGAGGACGCGGTGCAGAACACGCCCATCTTCGAGGAGAACCCGCCCGACACCTTCAAGGGCATCGACATCATGCGGGCCGTCCGCAGCTTCGACCCCTGCCTGCCGTGCGGCGTGCACATGTACGTCGGTGGCGGGAAGACCGTCCAGCAGACGCACATGCCGACGGGGCTGAGCGGACTGGCGGTCTGA
- the hypF gene encoding carbamoyltransferase HypF, whose amino-acid sequence MTPAPGRERRHVTVTGVVQGVGFRPFVYTLAEELGLTGWVTNNARGVEAEVEGPAADVAAFCARIGTRPPPLAVVESVEHRAVPLENDGSVFTIRPSSGGPGRTLVSPDTATCDACLSELADPADRRYRHPFITCTHCGPRFTIVTSLPYDRDSTTMAGFPMCADCAREYADPADRRFHAQPIACPACGPRLTLRTGPDDPGELRDGQALAEARRLLAEGAVVAVKGIGGYHLACDAGDPAAVRTLRKRKNRGGKPFAVLAGSLETVRRLAHVGSLERELLLGPRKPVVLLRRRAGAGGEIAAGVAPGSPDLGFMLPYTPVHRLLLGLPGDPPGPDVLVMTSGNRSGEPIVTDDDEALTRLAGLADAWLAHDRPIHVPCDDSVVRVCAGAELPVRRSRGYAPFPIALPVPVVPALAVGGDLKNTFCAGDGRYAWLSAHVGDMDDLATLTAFERATGHLTDLTAVAPRLLVADRHPGYRATQWARRAAEERGLTLRQVQHHHAHVASAMAEHGLDGSAPVIGVAFDGTGYGDDGAVWGGEVLLADYDGYRRFAHLGYVPLPGGDAAVRNPYRMALSHLRAAGLPWRDELPCAAAATPEERRLLERQLERGLNCVPTSSMGRLFDAVSSLAGVCHRVEYEAQAAMELENAALGDLAGPLADDERNDAYRFMLRAVRQDPEVPLIADPAPVLAAAVADVRAGVTAGPVARRFHRAVVDLVLEVCTVARVRTGIRTVALSGGVFCNALLTEGCGAVLERDGFTVLRHHRVPPNDGGLALGQLIVAARARD is encoded by the coding sequence GTGACACCGGCGCCGGGCCGCGAGCGCAGGCACGTCACCGTCACGGGCGTCGTCCAGGGAGTGGGTTTCCGGCCCTTCGTGTACACCCTCGCGGAGGAACTCGGGCTGACCGGCTGGGTCACCAACAACGCGCGGGGCGTCGAGGCCGAGGTGGAGGGCCCGGCCGCCGACGTGGCCGCGTTCTGCGCGCGGATCGGGACCCGCCCGCCGCCGCTCGCGGTCGTCGAGTCGGTCGAGCACCGTGCCGTACCGCTGGAGAACGACGGCTCGGTGTTCACCATCCGCCCCTCCTCCGGCGGGCCGGGCCGCACGCTGGTCTCCCCGGACACCGCGACGTGCGACGCCTGTCTGAGCGAACTCGCGGACCCCGCCGACCGGCGGTACCGGCACCCCTTCATCACCTGCACGCACTGCGGTCCGCGGTTCACCATCGTGACCTCGCTGCCGTACGACCGGGACAGCACCACCATGGCGGGCTTCCCGATGTGCGCGGACTGCGCCCGTGAGTACGCGGACCCGGCCGACCGGCGCTTCCACGCCCAGCCGATCGCCTGCCCCGCCTGCGGCCCCCGGCTCACCCTGCGCACCGGGCCGGACGATCCGGGCGAGCTGCGCGACGGACAGGCGCTCGCCGAGGCCCGTCGGCTGCTGGCCGAGGGCGCCGTGGTGGCGGTCAAGGGGATCGGCGGCTACCACCTGGCGTGCGACGCGGGCGATCCCGCCGCCGTCCGCACCCTGCGCAAACGCAAGAACCGCGGCGGCAAACCCTTCGCGGTGCTGGCAGGCTCGCTGGAGACCGTCCGGCGGCTGGCCCATGTCGGCTCGCTGGAGCGGGAGTTGCTGCTCGGGCCGCGCAAGCCGGTGGTCCTGCTGCGGCGGCGGGCGGGCGCCGGTGGCGAGATCGCGGCGGGAGTCGCGCCCGGCAGCCCCGACCTCGGCTTCATGCTCCCCTACACCCCGGTGCACCGGCTGCTGCTCGGGCTGCCCGGTGATCCGCCGGGTCCGGACGTCCTCGTCATGACCAGCGGAAACCGCTCGGGCGAGCCCATCGTCACCGACGACGACGAGGCGCTCACCCGGCTGGCGGGACTGGCCGACGCCTGGCTCGCGCACGACCGGCCCATCCACGTGCCCTGCGACGACTCGGTGGTCCGGGTCTGCGCGGGAGCCGAGCTTCCGGTGCGCCGCTCGCGCGGCTACGCCCCCTTCCCCATCGCGCTGCCCGTGCCCGTGGTCCCGGCGCTGGCGGTGGGAGGGGACCTGAAGAACACCTTCTGCGCCGGGGACGGCCGTTACGCCTGGCTGTCCGCGCACGTCGGGGACATGGACGACCTGGCCACCCTGACCGCCTTCGAGCGGGCCACCGGCCATCTGACGGACCTCACCGCCGTCGCGCCGCGCCTGCTGGTCGCCGACCGGCATCCCGGCTATCGCGCCACCCAGTGGGCGCGGCGCGCCGCCGAGGAGCGCGGCCTGACGCTGCGCCAGGTGCAGCACCATCACGCCCATGTCGCCTCGGCGATGGCCGAGCACGGTCTCGACGGTTCGGCCCCGGTGATCGGGGTCGCGTTCGACGGGACCGGTTACGGCGACGACGGGGCCGTGTGGGGCGGCGAGGTACTGCTCGCCGACTACGACGGATACCGGCGGTTCGCCCATCTGGGCTATGTGCCGCTGCCGGGCGGCGACGCGGCCGTACGCAACCCCTACCGGATGGCGCTGTCGCATCTGCGGGCGGCGGGGCTGCCCTGGCGGGACGAGCTGCCGTGCGCCGCGGCCGCCACCCCCGAGGAGCGGCGGCTGCTCGAACGGCAGCTGGAACGCGGGCTCAACTGCGTTCCCACGTCCAGCATGGGACGCCTCTTCGACGCGGTGTCCTCGCTCGCGGGAGTCTGCCACCGGGTGGAGTACGAGGCGCAGGCGGCGATGGAGCTGGAGAACGCGGCGCTGGGCGACCTGGCTGGGCCGCTCGCCGACGACGAGCGGAACGACGCGTACCGGTTCATGCTGAGAGCGGTCCGTCAGGACCCCGAGGTGCCGCTGATCGCCGATCCGGCGCCGGTCCTGGCCGCCGCCGTCGCGGACGTCCGGGCCGGTGTCACGGCCGGGCCGGTGGCCCGTCGGTTCCATCGGGCCGTGGTCGATCTGGTCCTGGAGGTGTGCACGGTGGCACGAGTCAGGACCGGCATCCGCACGGTCGCCCTCAGCGGCGGGGTGTTCTGCAACGCCCTGCTCACCGAGGGCTGCGGCGCCGTCCTGGAACGCGACGGCTTCACCGTACTGAGGCACCACAGGGTTCCCCCCAACGACGGCGGTCTGGCCCTCGGGCAGCTGATCGTCGCCGCCCGAGCACGGGACTAG
- a CDS encoding hydrogenase expression protein HypE, translated as MDAPTATTAEPVAQDEAQDDPTVHILWINAGLSCDGDSVSLTAATQPSIEELALGALPGLPKVAVHWPLIDFECGPVQGADNFVEWFFKADRGELEPFVLVVEGSIPNERVKPEGYWCGFGDDPETGQPITTSEWLDRLTPKALAVVAIGTCATYGGIHAMAGNPTGAMGVPDYLGWEWKSKAGIPIVCIPGCPVHPDNASETLLYLLYQAAGAAPMIPLDEELRPTWLFGATVHEGCDRAGYYEQGQFASEYGSPECLVKLGCWGPVVKCNVPKRGWINGVGGCPNVGGICIACTMPGFPDKFMPFMDEPPGGHVSATASGIYGSVIRRLRNITAKTVDKEPKWRGKGEELTTGYQAPW; from the coding sequence ATGGACGCCCCGACCGCGACGACGGCCGAACCCGTCGCGCAGGACGAAGCGCAGGACGACCCGACCGTCCACATTCTCTGGATCAACGCGGGGCTGAGCTGCGACGGGGACTCCGTCTCGCTGACCGCCGCGACCCAGCCGAGCATCGAGGAGCTGGCGCTCGGTGCCCTGCCGGGACTGCCCAAGGTGGCGGTCCACTGGCCCCTGATCGACTTCGAGTGCGGACCCGTACAGGGCGCGGACAATTTCGTCGAGTGGTTCTTCAAGGCCGACCGGGGCGAGCTGGAGCCCTTCGTGCTGGTCGTCGAGGGATCGATACCGAACGAGCGGGTCAAACCGGAGGGCTACTGGTGCGGCTTCGGGGACGATCCGGAGACGGGCCAGCCGATCACCACCAGTGAGTGGCTGGACCGGCTGACCCCGAAGGCGCTCGCCGTCGTCGCCATCGGGACCTGTGCGACGTACGGCGGTATCCACGCGATGGCCGGCAATCCGACCGGCGCGATGGGGGTGCCGGACTATCTGGGCTGGGAGTGGAAGTCCAAGGCGGGCATTCCGATCGTCTGCATCCCGGGCTGCCCGGTGCACCCCGACAACGCCTCCGAGACCCTGCTCTACCTGCTGTACCAGGCGGCGGGCGCGGCACCCATGATCCCGCTGGACGAGGAGCTGCGGCCGACCTGGCTGTTCGGCGCCACCGTCCACGAGGGCTGCGACCGGGCCGGCTACTACGAGCAGGGACAGTTCGCCTCCGAGTACGGATCGCCGGAGTGCCTGGTCAAACTCGGCTGCTGGGGTCCGGTGGTCAAGTGCAACGTGCCCAAGCGCGGCTGGATCAACGGCGTGGGCGGCTGCCCGAACGTCGGGGGCATCTGCATCGCCTGCACCATGCCGGGCTTCCCCGACAAGTTCATGCCGTTCATGGACGAGCCGCCGGGCGGCCATGTGTCCGCGACGGCGAGCGGTATCTACGGCTCGGTCATAAGACGACTGCGGAACATCACCGCGAAGACCGTCGACAAGGAACCGAAGTGGCGCGGCAAGGGCGAGGAGCTCACGACCGGCTACCAGGCCCCGTGGTGA
- a CDS encoding hydrogenase maturation protease: MTGPDGTAPSGAPGREQTPRVLVAGVGNVFLQDDGFGVETVRRLAVRGPELPPGVELMDTGIRGVHLAYRLLEGYQALVLVDIVSRGGPPGTLYTIDVGPGPPAARPEPGPLDTHAMDPATVLALLHDLHAGAGGTLPQEVYVVGCEPRDTDEGMGLTPPVAGAVDAAADLVLDLVRRAASVPQRS, translated from the coding sequence ATGACCGGACCTGATGGCACCGCCCCGTCCGGCGCTCCCGGCCGGGAGCAGACACCCCGCGTCCTGGTCGCCGGAGTGGGCAACGTGTTCCTCCAGGACGACGGCTTCGGGGTGGAGACCGTACGGCGACTGGCGGTCCGCGGACCCGAACTGCCGCCCGGCGTCGAGCTGATGGACACCGGCATCCGCGGAGTGCACCTCGCCTACCGGCTGCTGGAGGGCTATCAGGCCCTCGTGCTGGTGGACATCGTCAGCCGCGGAGGCCCGCCGGGCACGCTCTACACGATCGACGTGGGGCCCGGACCCCCCGCGGCACGGCCCGAGCCGGGGCCGCTGGACACGCACGCCATGGACCCCGCCACCGTGCTGGCCCTGCTGCACGATCTGCACGCCGGCGCGGGCGGCACCCTCCCCCAGGAGGTGTACGTCGTCGGCTGCGAACCCCGCGACACCGACGAGGGGATGGGGCTGACTCCCCCGGTGGCCGGTGCGGTGGACGCCGCCGCCGACCTGGTGCTCGACCTGGTACGCCGCGCTGCCTCGGTACCCCAGAGGAGCTGA
- a CDS encoding DUF5947 family protein, with translation MTTDVLKQFTRRPPPEGERCDLCGEPLPAAHRHLVDTSRRSLKCACPPCHLLFLRPGAGQGRFRAVPDRYLTDPGFVLDEADWNRLQIPVALAFFFRNSELDRLAAFYPSPAGATESELDPETWDSVLGRSRLAELLEPDVEALLLHRGRGGSVTCTLVPVDVCYELVGRMRLHWKGFDGGTEARADIEEFFERITAAARPLTNAGSAENPGGTP, from the coding sequence ATGACCACCGACGTGCTCAAGCAGTTCACCCGCAGGCCGCCGCCCGAGGGCGAGCGCTGCGACCTGTGCGGGGAACCGCTGCCCGCCGCGCACCGGCATCTCGTCGACACCTCCAGACGGTCCCTCAAGTGCGCCTGTCCGCCCTGCCATCTCCTCTTCCTCCGGCCGGGCGCGGGGCAGGGCCGCTTCCGGGCGGTCCCGGACCGGTATCTCACCGATCCCGGCTTCGTCCTGGACGAGGCGGACTGGAACCGGCTGCAGATCCCGGTCGCGCTCGCCTTCTTCTTCCGCAACTCCGAACTCGACCGGCTCGCGGCCTTCTACCCGAGCCCGGCGGGCGCCACGGAGAGCGAACTCGATCCGGAGACCTGGGACTCGGTGCTCGGACGCAGCCGGCTCGCGGAGCTGCTGGAACCCGATGTGGAGGCGCTGCTGCTGCACCGCGGACGCGGCGGCTCGGTGACGTGCACGCTCGTCCCGGTCGACGTCTGCTACGAGCTGGTCGGCCGGATGCGGCTGCACTGGAAGGGCTTCGACGGCGGCACGGAGGCACGCGCGGACATCGAGGAGTTCTTCGAGCGGATCACGGCGGCCGCCCGTCCGCTGACGAACGCGGGGAGCGCGGAGAACCCCGGGGGTACCCCGTGA
- a CDS encoding NifU family protein — MAGQETGERIGALLDELAQQAGPEARDTADELVRCLMEFYGEGLARTVRLLRSAPDGADPLAVLTADELVSDLLILHDLHPEDTATRVGRALDKVRPYLGSHAGDVEVAGLDLEAADGPTLRLRLRGSCDGCPSSTQTVRWTIEEAVARIAPEVEHIEVEGMAEESPQPALLQILPHRPDDAPGDPAPSPEPGDPARWYTLGPHALPLGERATGVTEVAGRTLLLVRLPGQLYAYRDRCPVCAASLAPAALDGELLRCAGCAAEFDAHRAGRGDRGHLEPVPLLEEDGSVRVALPGELLGAGP, encoded by the coding sequence ATGGCCGGACAGGAGACGGGCGAGCGGATAGGCGCGCTGCTCGACGAGCTGGCGCAGCAGGCGGGACCGGAGGCGCGCGACACCGCGGACGAACTCGTGCGCTGCCTCATGGAGTTCTACGGCGAGGGCCTGGCCCGGACCGTACGCCTGCTGCGCTCCGCCCCGGACGGCGCGGATCCCCTCGCCGTCCTCACCGCCGACGAACTCGTCAGCGATCTGCTGATCCTGCACGATCTGCATCCCGAGGACACCGCGACCCGGGTGGGCCGCGCCCTCGACAAGGTCCGCCCCTACCTCGGCTCGCACGCGGGCGACGTCGAGGTGGCCGGGCTCGATCTGGAGGCGGCGGACGGTCCGACGCTGCGGCTCAGACTGCGCGGCAGCTGCGACGGCTGCCCGTCCTCCACCCAGACCGTGCGCTGGACCATCGAGGAGGCGGTCGCCCGGATCGCACCCGAGGTCGAGCACATCGAGGTCGAGGGAATGGCCGAGGAGAGCCCGCAGCCCGCGTTGCTCCAGATCCTGCCGCACCGCCCGGACGACGCTCCAGGCGATCCGGCTCCTTCCCCGGAACCCGGCGATCCGGCGCGCTGGTACACCCTGGGCCCCCACGCACTGCCCCTGGGCGAGAGGGCCACCGGGGTCACCGAGGTCGCCGGCCGCACCCTGCTGCTGGTCCGTCTGCCGGGGCAGCTCTACGCCTATCGCGACCGCTGCCCGGTCTGTGCCGCCAGCCTCGCTCCGGCGGCACTGGACGGCGAACTGCTGCGGTGCGCGGGCTGCGCCGCCGAGTTCGACGCGCACCGGGCGGGCCGGGGAGACCGGGGCCACCTGGAGCCCGTACCGCTGCTGGAGGAGGACGGGTCGGTACGGGTGGCACTGCCCGGCGAGCTGCTGGGGGCGGGGCCATGA
- the hypB gene encoding hydrogenase nickel incorporation protein HypB: MCRTVDLHQAVLAKNDENALALRGYLGDRGTVAVNLLSSPGSGKTALLEQLLGRAVAGGTPAAAVTADLATENDATRLARSGAPVQQILTDGLCHLEAGMLQRRLEGWLPEGTRLLFVENVGNLVCPASYDLGETLRVALASVTEGEDKPVKYPAAFGLAHLVVITKTDIADAVDFDREAFLRGVQQVNPGVPVLETSARTGQGVDALLAHVLRCAAGDETHVPVLARQHERYLHSHGPGDGNGHGQPRGDGQAQAHGDGPAHSDGDGHVHTAGHPLEREHEHEPGAERSPVRGRTP; encoded by the coding sequence ATGTGCCGCACCGTTGACCTGCATCAGGCCGTGCTCGCCAAGAACGACGAGAACGCGCTGGCCCTGCGGGGCTACCTGGGTGACCGCGGCACGGTGGCGGTCAATCTGCTGTCCAGTCCGGGCAGCGGCAAGACGGCCCTGCTCGAACAACTGCTGGGGCGCGCCGTCGCGGGCGGTACACCGGCCGCCGCCGTCACCGCCGACCTGGCGACCGAGAACGACGCGACCCGGCTGGCCCGCTCCGGCGCACCGGTGCAGCAGATCCTCACCGACGGGCTGTGCCATCTGGAGGCGGGCATGCTCCAGCGGCGGCTGGAGGGCTGGCTGCCCGAGGGCACCCGGCTGCTGTTCGTCGAGAACGTCGGCAATCTCGTCTGTCCCGCGTCCTACGACCTCGGGGAGACCCTGCGCGTCGCGCTCGCGTCGGTGACCGAGGGCGAGGACAAACCGGTCAAGTACCCGGCCGCGTTCGGGCTCGCGCACCTGGTCGTGATCACCAAGACCGACATCGCGGACGCCGTCGACTTCGACCGGGAGGCGTTCCTGCGGGGTGTCCAGCAGGTCAATCCCGGCGTGCCGGTCCTGGAGACCTCGGCCCGCACCGGCCAGGGTGTCGACGCTCTGCTGGCCCATGTCCTGCGCTGCGCGGCCGGCGACGAGACGCACGTACCCGTCCTGGCCCGGCAGCACGAGCGGTACCTGCACAGCCACGGACCCGGCGACGGGAACGGACACGGACAGCCGCGGGGGGACGGCCAGGCACAGGCGCACGGCGACGGGCCCGCGCACAGCGACGGGGACGGACACGTGCACACCGCCGGGCACCCGTTGGAGCGGGAGCACGAGCACGAGCCGGGGGCCGAGCGCAGTCCGGTGCGGGGGCGCACGCCGTGA